The stretch of DNA CTCGAGCGGCGAACGCGAAGCGGCTACCGACGGCGGCCAGTTGGCGGCGCTCCTTCGGTGCAACTCACACCGAGCGACCGTCGCATGCCGATGATCAGCTCGATGGAATTCACAAGAGTTTCAGCGAGACCCATGTGCTTCGCGGGGTCTCGCTGTCGATCGATCGCGGCGAGGTGGTTTGCATCATCGGTCACGTCGGGGAGTGGCAAATCGACCTTGCGATGCATCAACCTCGTCTGGAGCAGCCGGAACAAGGGCGCATTCTGCTGGACGGTCAGAACGTCTATCGCGACGTGGTCGATGGCAGGATCAAGAACTATCCCATGCGGCAGATCACGGCGGCCCGGCAGAAGATCGGAATGGTCTTCCAACGGTTCAATCTCTTTCCCCACTACACCGCCTTGCAGAACATCATGGAAAGCTCCGGTGCAGGTGAAAAGATGAAAAAGGCCGACGCCGAGCAGATCGCGCGGCGATTGCTGGCGCAGTCGGCTTGGCGGAGAAAGCCGATCAGTATCCCGGAGGAGCTTTCCGGTGGGCAGCAACGATGTGTAATCGCGCGCGCGGGTGGCGATGGACCCGGAGGTCATGCTCTTCGACGGGCGACAAGCGCGCTCGATCCCGAACTGGTTGGAGAAGTGCTGGAGATCATGCGCCAGCTCGCCGAGCAGGGCATGATGGCAGTCGTCACGCACGAAGATGGGATTTGCGCGGCAGGTGGCCGATCAGGTTGTCTTCATGGATCATGGTGTCATCGTGGAAGAAGGTACGCCCCAGGCCATTTCGGCGCCCCGCGGAAGGCGGACCCGAGGAGTTCTTGCGCCTGGTACAGGGAAGCTGCCGAAAGCGAGGCAGCGTTGCCAATTGGCGCTCCGCAAACATCCAATGCATCCACATTGGCGGCGGTTCGGCAAGAAGCGCCGGGCGCGCTGGAAGAGCGGCGCGTCGCCTGGGAGTGGAACGCCGACAGAAGCTCATTAGATTGGCATTGGGTTAGCTGCCAGTATCGAAGTACCGGTCGCAGGGGATGCCATTACCGTCCGGGTCGAAGTCGGAATCGAGCTCTGGGAACTCGAGCCAGAAGTCATACGCTTCGACCCAGGTGTCGAAGAAGGAGCAGATTTCCTCGCTGTGCTAGGCGGGTGTTTTGGTGCGATCGGGGCGGTGTCGGGAACGTTGTCGTCTTCCAGGTTCGGGTCAGGAGCTGACCGAGGCGTCGCAGGCAGGGAATCCACATGCCGCGACCCTCGCGGATGGCGTTGTCTTGCCGCGTCGAGCCGATCCTGGTGGCGAGACGTTGGGGCGTAGTAGCGCGCGGTGGCATATCCTCGGCGACCGGCTGCTCGTTCAGCAGGTGAACCTTGCCATCGATCTCCGAGATGTACCAGACATATCGCAAGAGGCGGTCGTTGTTGTCGACCGGGTCTTCGTCCCCGCTCGACCCAGATCTCGGATGACGCCACCAGGAGGCTGTCGGTCTTCTTGCTGGCTTCCTCGCCATACTCGGGTTCGTTGCCGTAGAGGTAGTTTGTTTCCGGCGTCGATGCCGATCATGCGGATACAGTCCCGATCCTCGCCTGGGCCGAGATCGAAATCGACATCGATCGTGTCGCCGTCGATGGCCGCGGATGAGCTCGACCTGCCGGCATCGGACGGGATGACATCGTTGGCAGCCCGGCTGACCGGCGCAAACAGGTGCACCCCAGATAGGAACAGCGCGACTACCGCAACGAGTCGAGGTGAGAAGCGCATCGATTCACCTTCATGAGATTGTGGGCGCGTCAGACGTTATCCGCGCGCCCATCCCCAGCGGGCCATGGTGGATTGGCCCCAGCTTCCAGTTTCAGGACAATGGTACTCGATCTCGATTGGCGACGTCGCCAGCACACGGGATTCGCATTGTGAGCGATCGGCAGGCAGACGCAGCAGTTGCCGGCGACGGTGGAGCGGCTGCCTCGCCGGGTTCGCTCGTGCTCCGAGATGGTGAACATTTCGAAGCGCTTCGGAGCCACCGCAAGCGCTCTCTGGCGTCTCGCTGCAGTTGCGGCGCGGCGAGGTGCACGCGCTGCTGGGTGAAAACAGGGCCGGCAAGTCGACACTCATCAAGATCATGACCGGGGTGCAGCGGCAAGACACCGGGGAGATTCTGCTCGACGGGCAGGAGATCCGTCTTGCCTCCGCGCAGGATGCGCAACGGTTCAGCATCGCCGCGATGTACCAGGAGCCGATGATCTTTCCCGATCTTTCGGTCGCGAACATCTTCATCGGGCACCGCAATGAGGAAGATCGTCGACCGGCGCCGTATGGAGCGCGAAGCGCGCGAGTGCTCGATCGGCAAGGTGCAGATCGAAGTCGACGAGCCAGCACGCGGATTGACCCTGGCAGAGCAACAGACAGTCGAAATTGCCAAGGCGATCTCGCTCGACGTGCGCGTGCTCATCATGGACGAACCGACCGCCTCGCTCTCCGCGCATGAAGTCCGGCGGCTCTTCCGCATCATCAGCAACCTGCGGGCGCAGGTTGCGATTCTCTTCATCTCGCACCGCCGCATGGACGAAGGTTTTCGAGATTTCCGATACGGTCACGATCTTGCGCGACGGTCGGTGGTCAGCGCGCCCACGGTCCGAGCTGACTCGCGCATGGCGATTCGGGACATGGTCGGACGGCAGGTTGTGGAGTCTTTCACCGGGAACACCGTGCGCCCGGTGGTGCGGCTCGCCGTCGAGGGTTGACAAGACTGGCGCATTCGAAGACATCTCGTTCGAGATTCGCGCCGGGGAAGTGCTCGGATTCGCGGGTTTGGTCGGCGCGCGGCGCACCGATGTCGGGTTGGCGCTCTTTGGCATCGCCCCGACCAGATTCGGGGCACGGTCACTCTCGATGGGCAACTTCGCGGCCAATGTCACGAGTCCACGCCAGGCGCTCGATCTGGGAATCGCATACAGCACGAAGAAGACCGGCACTTCCAGCTCACGGGCGATCATGGGGCAATCGATTTCCAACAACATCGTCTTGCCGTCGCTGCAGCGGTTCCTGGACCGGTTCGGGTTGGTCAAGAAGGACGAACAGACCAGGTCGCTGAAACTACCACTTCTGCTGCTCAAGATCACGCAGCCTGGTCGGAACGCCAACGGGCGCACTTTGTCGGGCGGCAACCACAGCAGAAGGTCGTCATCAGCAAGTGGCTGAGAGCCGCATCCGAAGGTGCTGATCCTGGACGAGCCGACGCGCGGTGCTCGACGTCGGAGCGAAAGTGGAGGTACATCAACTGATCGACGAGCTGGCGGGGCAGGGGATGGCGATCATGCTCATCAGTTCCGATCTGCCCGAAGTGCTGGCCATGAGCGACCGGATCCTGATCATGCGCGAGGCGCCAGATGGCGATTCTGGATCAGTCGAGGCGACGCAAGAAGGTCCTGGCGCACGCTATGGGACAGGCTCCGGAATTGGACGACACTGGCGCGCGGCGGCAATGGAGGCAGTCGATGCCCTGATCGATGCCGGGAGCAGCACGGGTGACTGATCGCATCCTGCGACATATCCGGCAAGGCAGTTTCGCGAATTGATCCTGCTGCTCGTTACGCTCGGCGCGCTGCTCTTTTTCTGGAGCCAGATTCCAACTACTTCGATCCGCGCTCGATCAACCGTCCTGCAGGTCGGACTGGCGATCCCGCTGGTCGTCGCGGTCAGGCGGAAATGATGGTGGTGCTGACGCTGCGTGATCTGTCGGTGTCGTCGACCGTTGGGCTGACGGCCTATGTGGTCGGCACATTCCTGACGGGAACGATGTTTCTCCCTGGATCACGGCCGCGCTGGCAGTGCGCTCCGGATGTGGGTTAAGCGGGGCGCGATCAACGACGCTGGTGGCCTATGGCGGCGTGCCGGCCATCATCACAACGTTGGGCACGTTGGCGATCTATCGCGTCGTGCTCGTGGAGATTTCAGCGCCAGAGACCGTCACCACGGACGATTTGCCGGGCTGGGTCGGCTCCTTTCCGAGCAACACGGTTGTTTCGGTGGCGGATTACGACCTGCGGGCCATGGTTGCGATCGCGCTGGTCGTGCTGATTGCCGTTATTTGGTCCTGCGGTTCTTGCCGTTCGGGCGCCGGCTCTACGCTATCGGCTCGGCGAATCGGACGGCGCGCGCATCGCAGGAGTCTCCCAGCGCAGCGAGATGTCTTTTCCGCGTTCGTCATCTGCTTGGCCGGACTGGCTGGTCTCAGCAGGATTCCTTTATCTGGTCCGTTTTGGGAACGTCACGGTCACTGCCGCTCGGGGACTCGAACTGCAGGTGGTGGCCGCGGTGGTGGTTGGCGGGGTCAGTATTCTCGGCGGTCAGGGCACGCTCTTTGGCGTCCTGCTCGGGGTCGATGCTGATCGAGGTGATGCAGCAGAGCTTGTTGCGCTGGTCGGGCCTCCAGCGAGTTCGTGCGCGATGCGATTCTCGGGTTGCTCATCTGATCGCCATCACGGTCGATGCCGTCGTGCTGGCCAAGTTGCGGGAAGCCTGGGTGAACACCTGCCGGCGCGACAGAGCGGCGCCTCGGCTCGGCGCTCTCGCCAGAAGGAAGGCTGATGGAGCGGACTGACACTTCACCGCTATCTGCGCCGGTGGGAAGCGTTGCTGCTTGGCTGCCTGATCGTGGTGCTGATCTACAACATCACGCAGGTTTCGAACTTCCTGACGGTTCAGAATCAGATCAACTTGCTCAGCTCCTCAGCAGTCGAGAGTAGCGATCGTCGCGCTGATCATGACGTTCGTGATCAAAGTGCGATCGATCTTTCGGTTGCGTCGATGATGGGGGCTGGGTTCGCGGCCATTGCCACGATGCATGATTCGGGCTGGAACATGCCTTGGCGATTGCGATCGCGCTGCTGGTCGGCCTTGCGCCGGCACGATGAACGGATTCTTCGTCGCGAAAGTGGGAATCAACTCCTTGCGGTGACGTTGGCTGGGTATATCGGGTTTCGTGGGCTGGCGCTGGCCTTGATCGAAGACAAGTCGCTGAGATTTCCCGCATTGGTTCGAGCGGATGGGACAGGCGGTATCGTTGGCCCGATCACGTTCTCCATCATGGTCTTCTTTGTCATGGCGGCGATTGCCACGGTGATACTGCATTTCAGCGGTTTCGGACGGCGGGTCTACACCATTGGATCCAACGCGCGGGTTGCCGTCTTTTCCGGGTTCCGGTGGTGCGCACCCGCATCATCTTTGCCATGAGTGGATTGATTTCGTCGATGGCCGGCATTCTCTACGCTGCCCGGCTGAGTGCGTCCGCTCCAGCACCGCGCAGGGAATGGAGCTGGACATCATCACCATCGTCTTGTTGGGCGGTGTCAGCATCTTCGGCGGCATCGGTTCGATGGTGGGTGTCTTTTCTCTCTATCCTGCTCGTGCTCAACTTGCGCAACGGTACGACGATTGGCGGCATCACCGGCAATACCCAGACCGGCGTGATCGGCTTGCTGCTCATTCTCTGTGCTGATTCCGAACCTGGCGTCGCGGGCGCGCGGTCATGTTCGCCGGATAACCGACCCGCAGGTGCAGGCCCTCGCGCGGAAGTGACCGCGCAAGGCGCCGACTGAGAGGAGGTGCCCCGCAAACTCGTGGATACGCGAAGGAACGTCTGTTTCGATGAAGAACATGGAGGTACGCAGATGAAACGTCGCACACTTCTCTTGTCAGCCGCAGTTGGCCCATTCATGCCGACAATCGCGGCCACCGTATCGGCGCAGAGCCCGGTAGCCAGTCCCAGCGGCGGGGTTGCGGTAGCTACGCCAGGGCAGGAAGTCAACATGATGCTCCGCCCAAGTTCCTTGGCATCTCGGTCTTCGATCAGGCAAACCAGGGCGCGCAGGAAGCGCATGCCGAGCTGCAGAATCCCGGCAAGCTCGACTTCGCTGGCCCAACCGCGGACAACAGCGCCGCGGGGCAGATCGAGTTCGTGACCAACGCGCCAGCGGAGGGTATGACGTGGTCATGCTTTCGAACAACGCCGGCGACCAGATCGACCCGGCTGTGGCTGCAGCGGTGGCTGGCGGCGGACGTCGTCACCTGGGATTCGCCGATCCCCAGCGGCGTGGCGAATCGCTCTTCGTCGCACAGGTCGACTTCGCTGAAACCGGTCAGTGATGGCGGATGGCACTCGATCCTCGGCGAGGATGGCGGCAAGTTCGCGGTGCTTTCGGCCACACCGGATGCCGCCAACCAGAATGCCTGGATTGCTTCGCTCGAAGAGGTGCTCGCCACGGACGCCTATGCGAATCTCGAACTGCTCGACATTGTCTATGGCAATGACGAGTCCGAGGAGAGCTACAACCAGGCGCTGGCGCTGGTCGACAAGTACTCGGGACATGGAGCTGATCATGGCTCCGACGTCGGTCGGTATCGTCGCGGCTGCCAAGGCGATGCAGGACGAAGGTCTTTGCGACCAGGTCAAGGTTTCCGGTCTCGGACCGCCTGAAGAGATGAAGGCGTACCTGGACAACGGTTGCGCCCCGAGTTCGCGCTCTGGAGCTTCGTCGATCTTGGCTACGTGACGTATTACGCCGCGTACTTGCTGGAAACCGGCGCCATTCAGGGGGTCGAGGGCGAGAGCTTTCACCGCCGGTCGCATGGGCGACTACACGATCGAGGCTGATCCCACTCCGGCCCGACACGGGCGCGCTGCGCATCGGATGGGTCCGTTCTCGGTCTACAACGCGGAGAATCCGGGGGTCTAGCCCGACGAGCGTCTCAACAGATCACTGAACGGCGGGAGCGGCGGCGACGCCTCCCGCTCTTTTCATGTCACTCATCCCGGTGTCCCAGCCGCGTGTCATCCTCTCGACGTTCCCGAGGCGCTGCCAGGTGTCGCAGCAATCGAAAGGTGCTCCTCGTCCACATGCGCTCCATTGTCGATGTCGCCGCCGAGGTTGGGTTGACCCAAACGACCTCGATCCTACGGTCACTACGCGCAAAGATCCATCCGATGTCCGCGAACGCTACCGATTAAACGCGTCGGTATCTGGTGGTGACGTCGATCACGCTGACGCTGTTTGGCGAAGGCGGCACGACGAGTGGCAATGGCTGGCGTGTGGATGCCGGCGTATCTGCTGCTGAAAGCGATCGTCGCGTTGCGGCAGTCGCTTCGATGGGCCATCGCTGGCAGGTCGGCGTTACGCGGGCGAGGCCGATCAACTTGCTTCGATGGTCGACATGGAATTTGCATTTAGCGACGATGATGCGGTGATCGCGGCGCACATCGTCTGGCGCCGCAGGCTTCGGTGGTGGCTGGACGGCAAATTCCACCCCGCATCTCAGCGAACGCGCTGGGGATCGAAACCAATTCTGGCCGCGGCGATCGATGGCATGAACATCCGCCGCGCGCCACGACGATCGACATCGGTCTGGAGATGTGGCGAACGGTCCTGTTATCGACCTGGCCTTCACCACGGCCGCGAGCGAGGTCGCCAGCCGATCCGGCTGGCTGCCTGGCTGGCGCGCCGATCAGATATGCCTCGGCCGGGCGGTCAGGACGGCGGACTGAAGACGGCCACCAGACATGGAGGATATCGGGATGCTGCCGGGCGATACTGGTCCGACAGGATGCGCTCAGGCCTGCAGCCCGCAGATCGGGAGAGGGTTATCCTGCGCTTTGCGCATGCGGGACCGTTCTGGAATGTGGCGCTGGCTGTCGACCACGTCATTCAGGTAGGCCTGGTCGGCAGACGATCACCAGCTGGCGCCAGGCGCCGCGCGATTCCGGATTTCCGAGAAGTCGGCGACGTGAAGGCACCATGAGCGGCCTTCGGCGCTGACGCAGCGCTGGCAGGTCAACATCTGCGCGTTGAAGCACCAACCATTATTCCGGCAGGGTTGTCCAATGACGATGAGGATCGATGACGAGCATCTTCCGAACCCACAAAGCTGGCTGCACACTTCCAGAAGACCATCATTGAAATGCCGCCCGGTCAGATTCGGCGGTGGTCGCGATTTCAACGTTTCACCACCGAGGCTACGAGCTCAGCCGCCGCAGGCTGGCCATAGCTGCAGGCGCGTTTGGGGTAGCGGTGGCCGACGTCTACGGGACGGGCGGCGAGGACGCGGAAGAACTGGCGCGGTTGGTGGATGGCTGGTGCTGTGCGATCCGTTGCCTGTGCGGCTCTATGAGCCAGATGACTCGCTCCCGGAAAAGATTGCCAAGGTCGCGGCGGCGATGTACGGTGTCGAAGAGATCGACTCACCGGCAGGAAGTGCCTGGCTGCGCTGGCGCGGTACGAAAAAGGCCGGGTTCGGGCAATTGCCAATCTGCGTCGCCAAGTCGCAGTATTCGTTTTCCGGCAATGCCAACGAGGCCGGGAAGGCACGTTCCGGCAAGCTGGTGGTGCGCGACTGCTGCTCATGCTGACCGGGCTACGTCGTGCCAGTGTGCGGCGATCAACCTGATGCCCCCGTCTGGCAAGCATCCCGGAGCGCACGACTGACCTGCTGCCCGATGGGCAACAGCTGGCGACGTAGTTGGTCTGAACCCTGGCCCAATCTGGCATCATTGCGCACGTTCGCCATACGGGCATCCGGCGAATGGGGAAGACGGGAGCATTCGATGAGCTACTTGCCACCGGCGCCTGCGCCGGCGTCTGCGCAGCCGTCGCATCTGTTCTTCGACCGAGTCGCTGGATCGGTGAAGTTGAGTCGGCCGATCTTCGATGAAGTGCGCCGCGATCCGAGCGCCATGACCCAGGCGGCCATCGTCGTCGTGCTGACCGGACTTTCCGGATCTCCCAGTTCGCAGAGCTGCGAGGCCAGACGATCGAGTTTGGCGATGGCGACTCGTACACGGTGACGAATTCGTTTTTCGGGCCGTTGCTCTCGGGTATTGGCGTCGCGATCGTCGCACTCATCTTCTGGGTCATCGCCGCCGTCATCTTCCGCGGTGAAGATGTTGAGGCCTGAAACCGAAATCCAGTGGCGGAAGTCGCTCGTCCGCTGGGGTTTGCCTCCCCGCGCCGGGATTCCCGCTGATCCGATGCCCATTCCCGTGCTCGGGTTCATCATCGGAAGCATCGGGCTCTGGTCGTTCGCGGCGCAGATCGTGGCCATGAGCAGACCTTCAGAATAAGCAAGTTGCGCGCATTTGCCACGATCCTGATCGCTTCGATTGGGCTCGGTATTTCCTGGCCCTGACCCTCCTGCATCTGCATCTTTGCCGTTGCGGCGTTCGTCTGACCGGTTTCCGGAGCGAACCAACCGCCGTTTGGCTGGGACGATTCGGGCGGCGCTCCTCGGCGCGCTCAGGTTGAACGGGGACACGTTTCGAGAGCTTCCGTTCGTGCCGAACGCCTTGCCGCAAGCGATCGCGGTGATCCGGGGCCGCTGGCGAGCGCCATCGTCTATCTTGTCGACGGCGATTCGCCCAGCCTCAGTGTGGACGTCAACTGGAACAGCTATCCAAGTCACCCGGGAGAGCGATGTCCTCGCCGCGCTGGCGGGCGCGGTGCCGATGCCGGATGGGGCCTGGATGATTTGGGCGGTACAGGCAGCCATCATCTGTTTCTTGTGGAACCGGCTTTAGCCGCAATCGGCGGACCTGGCGCTCGATCGCCGCGCCGCTTGGATTTGCCAGTGCCCCGCTCATCGTTTTCGCCCTTCTGAACTCGTGCCGACAGTCGGAAGCGCGCTGGCGTTGATCGGCCTCCTGTGGACATTCGTGGCATCGGTGGCAGCGATACGCCAGCGTCGCTCAGCACCGGGTTGTGGGCGTGCCGTCGTGTTGTTGGTCGTGTCTACGGTGGCGCTCTTCCCGATTCCGCTGGTGATTTCCTGGTTGTCAGTGACAGCGGAGCGGCCAGCCTCCAGGGCTCGAGCTGGTCTGCGAACATGCCCGTTCGAGTGCCGCCGACTGTGCTGCTAGACTGCCATCATGCGAGGACATCGGTCCAGGAGCGCATGCTTCCGCAACTGCTCTAGCAGGTTCAAACCTGTCGATAAAGACTTCCCAGCGGTGCACGCCGGCGAGCTCGAGAATCCCGTAGCGGTACCAGGGATCCGGGTCGAGACGAGCACGAACATCGGCTTCGCTTTCGGCGCGAACTACGATCATCGCGCCGCCATCGTCGGGGAACGGTCCGCCCAGCACGATTACCCAAGGGCTCGACGAGGTCATCGATGAACGCGGCGTGCTCATTCCAGAACGCTTGCTCGCGGGCGCCGATCGAAAGGTCGCGCTTGCTCCTGCGCGTGAAACGACGACGTCAGACTGGACATGGGGATGCCAGGACCAGGCTATCGAGCGGAGGAGGAGTCGCGCGTGAAGATCATTCCCAGTTCCACTCCCACGTTTCACCTCCATCGGCAGACATCGCTGCTCCCAGCGGGCAAAGATGGAGATTTGCCCAGCGGAAGAGCACTTTCACGGGTACGTCATCTTGCAGGTCGCTCCAAGAAACTCGCCGATCCCATTCTGAAAACGGCCAACTACCGGCGGAGCGAGCTGGCCGTGACGAGAATCGGCCCAATAGAGACTCCAAAGTCGGGTCGAAGGATCGAACACTCAGCACGGTCATGCCGACAAGCGGCTGGCCGTCAGGAAACACCGATCGATATTTCGACATTTCCGATTCCACCAAGCACCGCCTCGAACATCCGAAGCTGTGTTGAATTCTCCCATTTCCGGGAACCCACAAGCCTCGCAGTCGCTGAAGACATTCCACGTCCCCAGATAGCACCGAAGTCGTGGCGTCCGTCATTTTCCTGGTCGATTGTGGCGTCCATACCGCTGCAGGTCTCCGGTGATCGCTGGTGGTTTCGCGATCTCCAACTTACGTCGATTTCCTGGACAGAATGTGTCGTGATTCTTCAGCCGAGATGCACGCTGACCACCGAGGATCGACGGCTGGAAACAATCGCACCACCATTACAGCGCCTACCTGTTGAAACGGCCGCATGAGCTCGGAATTGGGCACATCTTCGCGTGCCGGGCGATTGCGGCTCGGATTCATGACTGAGATCGAGTCCAGCCCAATCGAGCTGATCAATACCTGCGACGAGCAGGGAG from Thermomicrobiales bacterium encodes:
- a CDS encoding formate--tetrahydrofolate ligase codes for the protein MLCDPLPVRLYEPDDSLPEKIAKVAAAMYGVEEIDSPAGSAWLRWRGTKKAGFGQLPICVAKSQYSFSGNANEAGKARSGKLVVRDCCSC